Within Kutzneria chonburiensis, the genomic segment ACCGACGACCGCACCGTGAAGCTGCTCGGCCGGCTGGCCGGCGCCGGCGCCCGGCTGGCGCTGCTGTCCAACGCCCCCAGTTCGTTCGGCCGGGTCGCCGAGCGCCAGCCGTGGGCCGAGCACTTCACGCACCTGGTGTTCTCCGGCGACCTTGGTCTGGCCAAGCCCGACGTCGAGATCTACGCCGCCCTGGTCGGCAAACTGGGGGCCAGGGCGGCGGACTGCCTCTTCGTCGACGACCGTCAGGCCAATGTGGACGGTGCCGTCGCCGCCGGCTGGACCGCCCACCTGTGGACGTCGGCCGACGAGCTGGCCGACACCCTGGTCAGGTTCGCGACTTGTTCTTGATCGCGCCGTAGACCGCGGTGGCGACGAACAGGATCCCCCCGACGATCGCGAGCCAGAACAGGCCCTTGAGCAGCGCGCCGAGCACCGCGATCACGAGCCACGCGATCAGCAGGACACCGATGATTGCGACGAACACCATGACGGACTCCTTCATCAGCTTGCCTTGACCCAAGCCTGCCATCCGCCTGCTGAGAACGGCGGGGTTTCGGCGTCAGATCAGGGACAGATCAGGGTCGCCCTGAGTGGTCCTACGGGAGCCAGTCCCCGAGGCGGGCCAGGGCCCGCTGCATGTCCAGCATGGCGCCGGCGAAGGACAGCCGCACGAAGCGGTCGCCGTGCACCGGGTCGAAGTCGATGCCGGGCACGATGGCCAGCCCGGTCTCGGCCAGCAGACGCTTGCACCAGGCCATCGTGTCGTCGGTCAGGTGCGAGATGTCGGCGTAGACGTAGAACGCGCCGTCGGCCGGGGCCAGCTTGTCGATGCCCAGCTCGGCCAGGCCGCCGATCAGCAGGTCCCGGTTGGCCCGGTAGCGCCGCACGTGCGCGTCCACCTCGGCGTACGACTCGGGGGAGAAGGCCTCTACCGCGGCGTACTGGCTGGGCGCGGGCGGGCACAGCGTGAAGTTGCCGGTGAGCCGATCGACCGGCCGGGTCAGTTCCTGCGGGGCCAGCATCCAGCCCAGCCGCCAGCCGGTCATCGAGAAGTACTTGGAGAAGCTGTTCACCACGATCGCCTCGCGGGAGGTCCGCCAGGCGCAGTCCAGCGGCTCGCCGTAGCTGATGCCGTGGTAGATCTCGTCGCTGACCAGGCGGACGCCGTTCTCCTCGCACCAGGTGGCGATCTCCTTCAGGCGATCGGCCTCGAGGACCGTGCCGGTCGGGTTGGCCGGGCTGGCGATCACCACGCCGTCGATGTCGAGGCCTTGCAGCATCTCGACGCTCGGCTTGAAGTCGACCTCAGGGCCGCAGGGCAGGTCGACGACCTCGCAGCCGAGGGCGGCCAGGATGTTGCGGTAGGCCGGATAGCCCGGCCGGGGCAGCGCCACCCGGTCGCCGGCGTCGAACGCGGCCAGGAACGCCGACAGGAAGGCGCCCGAGGAGCCGGTGGTCACGATCACCGAGTCCGGCGACACGTCCAGGTCGTAGCGGGTCTTGTAGTGGCCGGCGATGGCCTCCCGCAGCTCCGGGATGCCCAGCTGCTCGGTGTAGCCGAACGGCTGCGTCTCCAGGGCGCGGTGCGCCGCCGCCAGCACCGGGGCCGGCGCCGGCGTGGACGGCTGGCCGGCGGCCAGCGACAAGACGTCACCGTGCGTCCGCTGGCGCTCGGCGGCGGCGGACACCACATCCATCACGTGAAACGGCGGCACATCCGCACGCTTGGCGACGACCATGGCAAGAGGCTATCCCGCGCCGACTTCCACAAGTGTGGTCGCCGGATCGCGGAAGTGTTGTCCTGACCGGTTCCGTTTGACATGGTGCGCGCTCCAGCCGCGAGGATGGGGCGGGTCGAGAGGGGCTCGCCATGACATCGCCCGACCGCGCCGTGCGCCGCGGCAGGTTCGATCCCAGCCCCGAGCAGATCGGCTTCGGTCCCCGGTTCGTCACCGCGGTGTCGCTCGGCTCGGTGCTCAACCCGATCAACTCCTCGATCATCGCCATCGCGCTGGTGTCCATCGGTCAGGCCTTCGGTGTCGGCACGGACACCACCGCCTGGCTGGTGTCGGGGCTGTACCTGGCGACCGCGATCGGCCAGCCGACCATGGGCAAGCTGGCCGACCGGCTCGGCCC encodes:
- a CDS encoding pyridoxal phosphate-dependent aminotransferase, with translation MVVAKRADVPPFHVMDVVSAAAERQRTHGDVLSLAAGQPSTPAPAPVLAAAHRALETQPFGYTEQLGIPELREAIAGHYKTRYDLDVSPDSVIVTTGSSGAFLSAFLAAFDAGDRVALPRPGYPAYRNILAALGCEVVDLPCGPEVDFKPSVEMLQGLDIDGVVIASPANPTGTVLEADRLKEIATWCEENGVRLVSDEIYHGISYGEPLDCAWRTSREAIVVNSFSKYFSMTGWRLGWMLAPQELTRPVDRLTGNFTLCPPAPSQYAAVEAFSPESYAEVDAHVRRYRANRDLLIGGLAELGIDKLAPADGAFYVYADISHLTDDTMAWCKRLLAETGLAIVPGIDFDPVHGDRFVRLSFAGAMLDMQRALARLGDWLP
- a CDS encoding HAD family hydrolase encodes the protein MSWLVFDYGGVISLHTKAIPAMAARVGVSAEAFEPGYWSERDAYDRGLPDLDYWQAVCSHVGVSVDAALSEDLTRLDIEGWLPTDDRTVKLLGRLAGAGARLALLSNAPSSFGRVAERQPWAEHFTHLVFSGDLGLAKPDVEIYAALVGKLGARAADCLFVDDRQANVDGAVAAGWTAHLWTSADELADTLVRFATCS